A DNA window from Plasmodium brasilianum strain Bolivian I chromosome 12, whole genome shotgun sequence contains the following coding sequences:
- a CDS encoding GTP-binding protein, which yields MKKLFPFLLFIIINSLIFYCGSTDDNTNSSNEESANGSANNYNYTNNESSSKNVGNNNDMDNYNDDGNAERYDTEDNSSTYYKDDIDEDTDENNFEIPLNCNDGDCLNSIDDINKIIDDEKRKIQNRKKRGKAIQIIKPNVNHTELIIIEENLEILKKVEKPIAIVSVLGDMHTGKSFLLNLLNEHVINDISKSDKNIENGFKVGNDITASTYGIWIWSEPIKVTVNKLKNMYEYIDKNFTNFVKNYEYEKDEYNEEIIDLLNLYKTDDWITKIDELHLSDFEEVNLILMDTQGLNSPNVNKRYDEILYALTNLISTDIIFLTMKMINNKDLEFIENITKDANLFMLRAYTRSNGSTFSIKKNNFDKILDNMDNIENNSLILESIASKNLMWVVHDFSQRLDVRKGKLWLDILLNSDRRDLDIKYWKKIISNKSKEKYDAYTTKQKKIAYLTYSDSSNSSSGSSSSNTSLANETSTNYKLNVLYKNIDCVLLRNMYNNKELDFTNANMSDLNDEYKNDVMLLRYKIYLRAMLYPKKIYSNVQMNYIMSRIKKEQQMRNQKENNRTANRENDNSMNNEADDTSGSSSSNSNGSSNNDYYNPEESSNKYMSGQDVYDFITFLVKSANQNLFTNVNQFFKHFKINRAEISRNDLIFLYKKYLLQFMENEDVEFISYLNEDSDYLSAKLGGKLNNNKQSKMENDELFNEDFMEEEIIIQEKTDIYKMPPLLNEIRKYEELIREQILNIWYKYTESDFHDDEEKELIKDIETNLYERLDQIKNEMIQLGETNIRKFCKIACEDALQIVVEDIKMKSDQYPIKQKDLMTFFESVSYNLLKYLEKKLSKNSDKLDLIYYKDEICSPLINNTFQEFYYLKKKNITLNESKLKYHFSNAVTKGKEVFEMLAESTENITEYFKNKNLFYATLDKWNAEAVNAYMTTLSDFSKEEKEISEEYLHILDNDIKGLKQKAMEKWHNHCKDKTNALYNMHKSNLKKNFLENFNFPLDELILQDIYLSLKGQEELKYMDIYCANEESWNSEYKKFLELTDTIYKFIKDENLKAIQITCQQPLDDLKNGIQNEIHNYFLWRSLKNTLYNKALIVLSNNIENIYLKNQRENKIQPTLEEKYSTQKNTHYRKISKELMSKVINRWLNNDIYNIYYPIIRKQLIHKIICYLGMLILLFVTSLVIYFKKFHISFLFLIIISLFMVFGYAQISLYFKKFFRHVVFYMYEGIANVFGTEGAIIFSILLISVTAIYVYNYHIVKFKNKVAKNTKKLLQSQNLMNMSGINGYKDVNPNPKMRIFKPNIMKFSDYEKDPKYHSTNIPHDYKLHNDASHFIDMKNRTNRSNKLDDYTSYNNPSKFQRRSYLD from the coding sequence atgaaaaaactgtttccttttttgctattcataattataaattcacttattttttactgTGGCAGTACGGATGATAATACAAACAGTTCGAATGAAGAATCAGCCAATGGTTCtgcaaataattataattatactaATAATGAGAGTTCTTCAAAAAATGtaggtaataataatgatatggACAATTATAATGATGATGGTAATGCTGAAAGATACGATACTGAAGATAATAGTAGTACTTATTATAAAGATGATATAGATGAAGATactgatgaaaataattttgaaattcCATTGAATTGTAATGATGGAGATTGTTTAAATTCCATagatgatataaataaaataattgatgatgaaaaaaggaaaatacaaaatCGAAAAAAGAGGGGTAAAGCTATACAGATTATAAAACCAAATGTAAATCATACggaattaataattattgaaGAGAatttagaaattttaaaaaaagttgaaAAACCAATAGCCATAGTTTCTGTTTTAGGAGATATGCACACAGGCAAatcttttttacttaatttattaaacgAACATGTAATTAATGATATTAGTAAaagtgataaaaatattgaaaatggATTTAAGGTAGGTAATGACATAACAGCTAGTACATATGGTATATGGATATGGTCAGAGCCTATTAAAGTAAcagtaaataaattaaaaaacatgtatgaatatatagataaaaattttacaaattttgttaaaaattatgaatatgaaaaagatgAATATAATGAGGAGATTATAGatttgttaaatttatataagacAGATGACTGGATTACCAAAATTGATGAATTACATTTATCCGATTTTGAAGAAGTGAATCTCATATTAATGGACACACAAGGTTTAAATAGTCCCAATGTTAATAAAAGATAtgatgaaatattatatgctCTAACTAATTTAATTTCAAcagatattattttcttaacaatgaaaatgataaataataaggacttagaatttattgaaaatattacaaagGATGCTAACTTATTTATGTTAAGAGCATATACACGATCTAATGGTTCAACcttttctataaaaaaaaataattttgataaaattttagATAATATGGATAACATAGAGAATAATTCTTTAATACTAGAAAGTATCGCTTCCAAAAATTTAATGTGGGTTGTTCATGATTTCAGTCAACGATTGGATGTAAGGAAGGGAAAATTATGGCTAGACATTTTACTAAATTCGGATAGAAGAGATTTAGATATTAAATattggaaaaaaattatttcaaataaaagtaaagaaaaatatgatgcATATActacaaaacaaaaaaaaattgcatatCTAACCTACTCGGATAGTAGTAACAGCAGCagtggtagtagtagtagtaataccAGCCTAGCAAATGAAACCTCTACTAATTACAAGCTGAACGTCCTTTATAAAAACATCGATTGTGTTTTGTTAAGAAATATGTACAATAACAAAGAGCTGGATTTTACCAATGCCAATATGAGCGATTTGAATGATGAATATAAGAATGACGTGATGCTACtaagatataaaatatatttaagagCAATGTTATATCCGAAGAAGATATATTCGAATGTTCAgatgaattatataatgagtagaattaaaaaagaacagCAGATGCGCaatcaaaaagaaaataacaGAACAGCGAATAGGGAAAATGATAACAGTATGAATAATGAAGCAGATGATACTagtggtagtagtagtagtaatagtaatggaAGTAGTAACAATGATTATTATAACCCCGAGGAAAGTAGCAACAAATATATGTCTGGGCAAGATGTATATGACTTCATTACCTTTTTAGTTAAGTCAGCTAACCAAAATTTATTTACCAATGTGAACCagttttttaaacattttaaaattaaccGAGCAGAAATAAGTAGAAAcgatttaatatttttatataaaaagtatttgCTACAATTTATGGAAAACGAAGATGTTGAATTTATTAGTTACCTAAATGAGGATAGTGATTATTTATCTGCGAAATTAGGAGGTAaattgaataataataaacagagcaaaatggaaaatgacgaattatttaatgaagaTTTTATGGAGGAAGAGATAATTATTCAGGAAAAgactgatatatataaaatgccTCCATTACTTAATGAgataagaaaatatgaagaattaATTCGAGAACagattttaaatatttggtATAAGTACACAGAAAGTGATTTTCATGATGATGaggaaaaagaattaataaaagatattgaaacaaatttatatgaaagattagatcaaataaaaaatgaaatgattCAATTAGGTGAAACTAATATTCgcaaattttgtaaaattgcATGTGAAGATGCACTACAAATAGTTGttgaagatataaaaatgaaaagtgaTCAATACCCtattaaacaaaaagatCTTATGACTTTTTTTGAGTCTGTTAGTTATaatttacttaaatatttagaaaaaaaactttCTAAAAATTCAGATAAACTAgatcttatatattataaagacGAAATATGTAGTcctttaattaataatacttttcaagaattttattatttaaaaaaaaaaaacatcacATTGAATGAAAGTAAATTAAAGTATCATTTTTCCAATGCTGTAACGAAGGGAAAAGAAGTATTTGAAATGTTAGCAGAAAGTACTGAAAACATAacagaatattttaaaaataaaaatctatTTTATGCTACTTTGGATAAATGGAATGCAGAAGCAGTTAATGCATATATGACTACATTAAGTGATTTttcaaaagaagaaaaagaaataagtgaagaatatttacatattctagataatgatataaaaggGTTAAAACAGAAAGCCATGGAAAAGTGGCATAACCATTGTAAGGATAAAACAAATGCTTTATACAATATGCATAAGAgtaatctaaaaaaaaatttcttagAAAATTTCAATTTCCCATTAGATGAATTAATACTtcaagatatatatttaagtttaAAAGGTCAAGAAGAGTTAAAGTACATGGATATTTATTGCGCGAATGAAGAATCTTGGAACAGTgagtataaaaaatttttagaattaactgatacaatatataaattcataaaagATGAGAATCTTAAGGCTATTCAAATAACATGCCAACAACCATTagatgatttaaaaaatggaatacaAAATGagatacataattattttttatggagGTCAttgaaaaatacattatataataaagcaCTTATCGTACTTTCaaataatattgaaaatatttatttaaaaaatcaaagaGAAAATAAGATACAACCAACATtggaagaaaaatatagcacacaaaaaaatacacattatagaaaaatatcaaaagaaTTAATGAGTAAAGTTATAAATAGATGGTTAAacaatgatatatataatatatattatcccattataagaaaacaattaattcataaaattatttgttatttaggTATgctaatattactatttgtAACATCATTAGtgatatatttcaaaaagttTCATATAAGCTTTCttttcttaataataatttctttgtTTATGGTATTTGGATATGCTCAgatatctttatattttaaaaaattctttagACATGTTGTATTTTACATGTACGAAGGAATAGCCAATGTTTTTGGAACAGAAGGagcaattattttttccattttattaatttcagTAACGgctatatatgtgtacaatTATCATATtgtgaaatttaaaaataaggtCGCAAAAAATACTAAGAAGTTATTGCAGTCACAAAATTTAATGAACATGTCAGGTATTAATGGTTATAAAGATGTGAACCCTAATCCTAAAATGAGAATATTCAAACCAAACATAATGAAATTTTCTGATTATGAAAAAGACCCAAAATATCATTCAACTAATATTCCTCACGATTATAAATTGCATAACGACGCCTCGCATTTTATTGATATGAAAAATAGGACAAATCGTTCCAACAAACTAGATGATTATACTTCTTACAATAACCCCAGTAAGTTTCAAAGAAGGTCCTACTTAGATTAG